The Pseudoalteromonas carrageenovora IAM 12662 DNA window CAAATGATTATCATGTTACAACTTTAACTTAATTACAGTTGTTATGGCGTTTATAAATAAGCGTGCTTTGTATAGCACAAGCCGCGCACTACATATTTACATATCTACCGCTTTGTTTTTTTTACTCATTCTATTTTGCGTTAGCGGCATTGTACTTAACCATGTTGACTGGCTTAAAAACGATAAAAACAACGGCCAAATAACTGCGGCTATTCCAGCAGAATTAGTCACTAAAGCTAATGCGCAACTAGATACCCTGCCAACGCTTTACCCAGAAATAGAAGCCTTTCTTGCCAAACAATACTCTTTAACCAAAGTAAAAAGCATTGAGTGGGAAAAAGAAGACGCACTTGTGATGATTGACTACCCACTGCCAGCGGGTTTTGCCTACGCAGAACTTGATTTTACAACTGGCGAGCTAAACCTAGATTACCAAACCGGAGGCTTTTTAAGCCTTATTGGCGACTTACATAAAGGTCGCTACACCGGTGAAGTATGGAGCTGGGTAATAGATATTTCAGCGGTGTTGATGATTATTTTTGCCATCACCGGAATGATAATTTTATTTCAAAACAGAAAAAAACGTAACCTTGGCGTATTGATAACACTACTCGGCGTAGCCACGCCGTTGGTTATTTATTTATGTTGGGTGCCACAAATTAAAGGAGTGTCTTAATGTTAAAAGTAAGTACTGTAATAAGCGCAGCGTTATTAATGGCTGCCGCTTTATTTCAAACAACGGCGCAGGCACAAACGCCCCAGCTAGAAATTGAATTTACCCAAGCCGATCTTGACGTACAACCGTATCACCGCCCGTACGTAGCAATATGGCTAGAAACCCCAGAGCGTAAACACGTAACAACGCTTGCGCTATGGGTACAAAAAGCCGAATGGTTTAAAGATTTGCGCCAGTGGTGGCGTAAAGCG harbors:
- a CDS encoding PepSY-associated TM helix domain-containing protein; this encodes MAFINKRALYSTSRALHIYISTALFFLLILFCVSGIVLNHVDWLKNDKNNGQITAAIPAELVTKANAQLDTLPTLYPEIEAFLAKQYSLTKVKSIEWEKEDALVMIDYPLPAGFAYAELDFTTGELNLDYQTGGFLSLIGDLHKGRYTGEVWSWVIDISAVLMIIFAITGMIILFQNRKKRNLGVLITLLGVATPLVIYLCWVPQIKGVS